The genomic segment ggatgggatgatgaattgtgtatagtcgtgtcagtatgggtaggtttatgaaatacgaagaacttatgtttgtttttaaatctgataatttttaaatctaaaacatttttagattgattttgttctgtttctattgtaaattcaatatgactatggagtgaattaatatactaTAAAGAttgaaagcattgacagaatgccgaatagaccatcgctacactaacataatcaaatataataTCTCtaaaaatgccacagctagcgtaagactatgtGAACAAGAaccaaataaattctgtatacagccaggaatacggcaaggagacaccgtctctccaaaggtattcacgacgcttttagcaCATACTTGCATGAGGgtacatctgaacgagcatggtattaaCACGCGCTTCCTTGgtggtcggactaaagattaatatgaacaagacgcaaataatgactaatctggtgctaaatcgaaatgttgctgttgatggaagagatattgtgcagactacatcatacaagtacctaggacatgaaattcggttgggcagagataaccagacatgtgagctcccacgccGCATTAACACACTcccactcacaaaaaaggtagttaataagattcgggTGACTCAGATGACTATGGAGccccagatgttgggtgtctctctgagataccaaatcccaaacgaagaaataacgCTACCGAAAAAATCGCgacgttaaaatggaattgggtaagacacgtcgccagattatcagacaaccgatggacaaaacgtattttagagtggagaccaaggcaaaaagaaatacggagcagaggacgcccaccaactagatggactgacgacctaaaGCATGTTAGGTATATAAtgactggatgcaagccgcagaAGATAGATACagatggaaagaactgagggagacctatgtccagcagtagacgcatacagggtgatgatgatgatgatgaaagattggtcaagttgtctgttagtccctgtaaaacataccagtgaatcgtctacatatctccaccaatataaaaactgtttgaatacgggactttttgaaatctttgtctctagatcaaccataaaaatatctgataccAATTGGCTTAGAGGATTATCCATTATAAGCCCTGCAcggttatttgtatatatttgattattaaattcaaagtagtcctggtttatgtaaatttcaagaagatgtaaaatttcagatgtaattattggatttgtaatattatggtctaaaaggttttttactagaataatagtttctgtaggaggaatactaggaaaaatattttttacatcaaatgaaattattctggagttgttaggtaatttagtgtgttctaaaataaaataaacaggttttttttaagtttatatgacggagctgtataagaAGAAACTACtagtcttattgggtgatccggtttgtcCTGTGGGTTCATGATATTGAGGTATTTATGTTCTGTTGAacttactattgattttgaattttctaacgctagctttgtaaattttttattatcgttgaaaGCCACATGAATATCTTTACGTTGATCGTGGCATTTTTGAAGAAATAAATTTAAGCAAAAAGTCCTTCAGGCTACAGTCAAACGGTTTCATCTAGGTCTCCTTTACAATAACTTCTTATTATTCcatgaaaaacaaaaatgtttaatgtGTGGTCCATCAGACTAATTATGTATTCGTCGCTTTTTTTTGCATGCTGTTTCTTTGGAATTGCGATAAAAACCAACTTCAGCCATTTCTCAGGTACTTCACCACATATACACATCATTAAAAAGCTCAACTAGAATGCTGATATGATCCTCTTGTATCGTGTTTAAGAGTTTAGCTAGGATGTTGTCTGCTCTAGTTGCTTTCTTGTTATTTTATAGGATGAAGAACTAGATTTTAAAATATCAGCTCCTTCTTGATTTATATTGCCATGTGTATTAGAAGATTTATGTTTATATATTTGGGATTCTATTATGTTCAGTATTTAGCAATAACTTTTGATTTCCTAAACCAATATTCGCGTTTATATTTTAGCATTATTAGTACATTTTTTAGCGATTTATCTGATCCTGGTGAGTTTCTGTTTTTAAACTGGGTCATTGCTTTACTGATTTCATCTTCATCAATGTTAATATTTACATCTTCATTTAATTGTATATTTTGCGCGTTACATTCATCCCCTTGAAATAAAGGTAATTGcagttatttctttgttttttttttattaatttatcctTGTTTCCCATACTTGATTTTACGCAGCATAAAAATTGCTTTCGTAGCTTTATTTGATTTACTCAGATATTTCTTTCATTCTCTACTCTTTTTAGAAGTTACAACGCTTCATTTCTTCACAAATGCCCAACTATAAAAATATGCTTTGTTTTACTGGTTGTCTTTCTAGTGCTCCCTTAGCATATAGCTTATAGCAATATATGCTATATTCTTTAAATAACGTTTATAAATTGTGTTATAGGATATCAaagattataatatataaaacggtgattagaccggtgctcatgtatggatatgagacgtggaccctgaccaaagaaactggaAGAAAACTTAGGATGTTTTgaaaggaaaatcctcagaagaatctttgggccttatcacgacattaatagcaaccaataccgaatgagaacaaatgctgaggtcaagcagatgtatagagcgagcgatatagtccaagagattaaatcccaacgtcttagatgggctggccatgtccatagactccctaataaccgccttgccaaattaatatgggaggaagccctcacaggaagaagacccttaggacgtccacgaatgcgatgaagagacaatatatggtcagatctaagaacattgaggctacccactgacccaactattatggacgaccgttcaagatggaagcaagttgtacAGTCAggcaaaacccaccccgggttgtagtgctacgagaagaagaagaagaagatataggaTTCATTTATAGTGTCTGATTTTCCCAATTCTGATTTGGACAAATAATAACTTGTGATCACTTCCTACGTTCACTGAATATAAAGTCAATTATCTGCTCTTGTAGCatttttctaatatattttattacttaAGGTTGATGAATGTAGTAATAATTGTATAataagtataatataatatatataagtgTAGCATAATTTCTCTATTTTCGTTCAAGCAATCTCCATTGAATCTTTGGTTCCTgaatgatggaattattattacTACTATTACTACTTAGATGCAACCAACATTACAAATGTAAAACTTCAGGTACATTGTTAGCatctttataaaaatataatatattcccCAACCACACACAGGCCCATCTTTATATCAAGGAATATAATACGCAAtgtgcgtctatattctttgtttatatattcaacatagttttttttatttatttccattcATGAATTAGTACCCTTCTTGTTCTTACTACTTAATTTAATCGAAAGCCGAAATCGATTATATTAATTACTTTCCTTAGGTAAAGTAAAAGGAAAAGGTTAtcagaaaatatttttgttcgcCGATGTGTCtctaaaaataacaatatttgttTCTACAATATTCATTAAagcataaataatattttgtactcATTACAATGTCCCTTGGTGCTGTACATgttttaaatcaacaaaaaaaaatatgctcAGCAGTTGTGATATGTTTACATGGATCAGGTAGGTACATGCACATATATATCAAATATTTAGCGAAATGGTTATGGTTATATTTTCTGAAGCTTTTAATTGTAGTTGATATGTTGAAATTTTCAAACTAATTTTAATTTGACAAATAATTGTACTTTCATTTTTAAAACCTCACATATTGTTCTTATGATGACATTAGGAATGTCACGTCAAAGTCAAAACAACCGAAAATTTTAATTTCCAAATCGATAATTTAGTTACTAAATACATTGTATAACTGGTTGCctatattgaaaataaattttatattttttaggtgaCACTGGTCAGGGGTTTTTGGACTGGATGAAGTTTCTAGTAGGAGATTTTTCATTACCTCATATTAAATTTTACTTTCCGACAGCTCCCCTTCAGCCTTATACACCACTTGGTGGAGAGGTAAGCAATTCGGTAACTAGTTTTAACAAAGCGGATTCAAATGCCCTGACCAATTCTCTGTATATTGATACTGATATATTCAGTGAAACTTCATATTTATCGAGATATAATTTAGATAATTTTCTTATGCTTTAGATGAGCAATGTTTGGTTTGATAGACACAGTATAACACCGGATGTACCAGAACATACCGAAACTTTGGATTCCATTGGCAACGTAATGAaagaatttataaataaaataagcaaAAATAACAATGTTAGTGTAAATAGAATAATTGTAGGTAAGTTTGGTAGTaagaaccagtgctgttcagtgacattttatctggtgtgcatagaaaaattaacccggtttaatttggACAACTATGGACATAATATCCACTATATtgttcgtacttttagttgaaaaatagattagattatttcaaatgtactaaattattaatctccaaaaattttaattatagttctgtcgtagcttgtcacaaatttctcaattcgagtctatggcgattgcgtgctgacaaacttcgaaggcggcatctgagagtgggcattctgattgttatttattctgtgataAAACTATCATTATCAATTTCTTTTTGGATTCTTTCACTTCATGTTTCCTCCTATAACTGTCTTTTATAATTCAACAACCTTCTATCTACTTATAGTGCTGTTACTTTTGCTGTTgattaaagttttgtttaaaaaaacctGATGTGTAGTTTGGCTATAATCCGTAATGAACAAGCCCATCTACCGCATctctaaattttttaatattttattatactatTCCAGGTGGCTTCTCCATGGGAGGAGCGCTAGCATTACATACAGCGTACAGGTTCAATCCCGGTCTAGCTGGTGCTTTTACCATGTCATCCTTCCTGAACAATGGATCTGTCGTACTAAAAGAAGCCAAGTCTACAACTACACCATTATACATGTTACACGGTGATAGAGACACAATGGTTCCGATTTCGTGGGGTGAAAAAACGTTTCAGGACCTTCAGAAGATCGGAATAAAGGCCGAATTTCTACCTATTAAAAACACCATGCATGAGTTGAAGAAAAACGAAATTTTACATCTGCTGGAATGGATTCAGAAGATATTGCCAGAAGAACAAGATAGATAATACATACATTTGAAAGTTTTcagaataaataaatacttttaaaattatgtttaatttattttggcCTCTTGCTATCGTTTACCATATGTTTAGTAAATCTTACACCATTTGTATACTGGTTCTAATGTAGTTCTGTCATGATTTTAAGATAATAAAGGTCTTAGAAACGCCACAAAACGATGTAGCACTGTACCAGCTTGTACAGGTCTAGTTGATGGCGACCATACTTTTTTGGAGTCGTTTGTTAGTCTCCAAAAAAGTGTTAGTCCATGTCTAGTAAGGAAGTCTGATATGATTCTAAACTGATTCCTGCTTGTACTTCCGCCCTATTAGCTCATGTTCGTAAAATATACATTTTGCCACGTAATTTGTCGAGGTATTTTGTAGCTGAGATTGTATAGCAAGTGCATCATCAGCTCTTTTATTGTCGTGTAATCTCCTATTGGAATAGAAATGTGTATATTTCCTCTACTTAAAACACACAAGTTTATGATTGTTGTTAGTATAGTCCATACACCTACACAACAAGATTTTCCAATAAAAACATAGTTGTAAAGTTAacatatccattttataaggccgaattcagaccaacattataatttattgctaatttattacggTTTCCGAGAAGCAGTGAGCATGCTAATTTTACGGTAAAGCCAGCATAGCTATATCTTGTCAAGGAAAAGGCATACATCGCATATCTTGGCGACATATTATATTGCTAAGTAATTGCTGTTGATAAGTATATTAACCAATCCCCAAAAACTATCCCATCATCGCCTATTCAAAACACTTCCCGGAAAAACAGATATCGGCCGAAAAGCGAACCACAAGAAATTGATTGCCAAAGTTTTACGCCAAGAAACAATATAATCTAGAATAGTCATAGCTATATCTCGGTAGTGAAAAGAATTTCAGGGCCCATCTTGGCGGcgtattttattgctaattaattgctgttgattgatACATTGACCAATCCCCAAAAATTGCCATATCATTACATACACACAACacctaataataataaaaacagttgAGGTTGagtattacataaaaaaatatggatTACGAAATGGTTCAAGTTTTATTGCAAGAAGATGACGACTGTGATGACACGTGGTCGGGCTTATAGGATAGGTTAACTCTGTAGGAGGCTAGGTTATAATGAAACAACTTGTCTCTATCGTGTCTAGATTCAGCctggccctgattctatttcattttgatgtcgaaatttaaaagcgactactccatgacagtcgcaatcgctagcgattctcattcatttcgattgtagttaaaactgtggatatttactttatcgttttgacactgctgaaaatttgggttggccctcttgtttattggctgcacgctgcactacgcttgttgaatgtttgttttgtttacgttacgtggacgtcttttttttcttgtttgagttgttaaatcataaatagtggccattctcaattatattttgaattgaaacaaaagatggcaaggaaagaaaacaggcgatgtgggagatccttaagttatgaCCACTAAGGTTAATATAACCACtgagatttgacttagtggttatattctaatatatttttaatttactccagcttagtaatacttaccctaaacattttgggtatcttGGAGGCATAAACCCCCTCCTaaaaatatggttctaatacccttatcaaataatttgcagcttgtttattaagccggaattgctgcctaaattaagcatcacttagtgaaaaagaattttgagtatcctgTAACATTCTTTttatcctccgttgtgagcgtcggatatGTATCCTCTTTAGTTTCTCCAAAACCAGCAAATGTCCGTACAACGctgccatattaatactttttgcctcagtttcccttgcaagaatcaaaacacaacaccgtctatctaaactgaacctaagttcacttctccagTTCTCCACTTCCAGTCCAGCCAGTCATGTCAgcttaatttcgactcgaaatgaaatttcaaccactttcttgaagttgaaattaatttcgataaatcaaaaattagtgacgtcgtttggttagttcagctgaaatccacaaggctcgcaaagtcgcatttcgacgttcggtgtttcgacgtcgccatattaattacgacatgttttgagtcgaaatctcaattagaatcagggccctgattctatttcatttcgatgtcacTCTTACAATGTTACCAACCTGAGTGCGTTCcgaatatttacttatttacatACATCACAACGACGATTTGTCATTGTATTAATGCTTCAGCAAAAAACCTACATAACcatcatgatactataactaacaagataagtcaacgcgcatgttcttgcaactctctcgcacacctgtgacgtaaacccgagacaactttaatgatgccaaattaaatgctctatctgttgctatcctgtgtgcttcaaaacgtagtgaatgagatttttatttat from the Diabrotica undecimpunctata isolate CICGRU chromosome 1, icDiaUnde3, whole genome shotgun sequence genome contains:
- the LOC140438048 gene encoding lysophospholipase-like protein 1, translated to MSLGAVHVLNQQKKICSAVVICLHGSGDTGQGFLDWMKFLVGDFSLPHIKFYFPTAPLQPYTPLGGEMSNVWFDRHSITPDVPEHTETLDSIGNVMKEFINKISKNNNVSVNRIIVGGFSMGGALALHTAYRFNPGLAGAFTMSSFLNNGSVVLKEAKSTTTPLYMLHGDRDTMVPISWGEKTFQDLQKIGIKAEFLPIKNTMHELKKNEILHLLEWIQKILPEEQDR